One Campylobacter sp. MIT 99-7217 genomic window, TCTTTATAGGCTCTAAGTTGCTCTAGGTTCGTAAGTGGCGGGATTAAATTTGGCATGATAACGCCCGCTCTAAAATCTTTCGCAGAAAAAGGAGCTACCAGCTTTAGCATGGCTTCGTCTCGCAAATGTAGGTGCATATCTAAGGGATTTTTAATCTTCATTTTCATCTTTCACTTTTAGCTTATAAAGCCCATTTTTAAGGCGTTTAAAAAGCTTTTTTTCTTCTAGGAATTTAAAACTTGCGATGATAGTGGGCTTGCTTGTATTAAGCTCTTTCATCAATTCGTCTATTTTAACAAAAATAAAGCCGTTTTCATCAGCTTTTTCACAAAGAAATTTAAAGATTTCAAATTTCTTTTTACCAAAAATTTGCTCACATAAAAAATCAAACTTATCCATCAAAACCACAAATCAAATAAAATAAAAGCCCACATGATAGCTGCTAAACTTATGCTAAGACAAATCGCCCCACTCGCACAATCCTTAGCGATCTTAGCCAAGGGGTGAAAATCAGGGCTGCAAAGATCCACGCAAGCTTCGATAGCTGAATTTACGCACTCTAAAATAAGTATCAAAAACAAAACAGCGATCAAAAGCAAGTGAGCAAACAAATCAAGCCTTAAAAAAAGCGAAAAAATAATAAGAGGAATGATGATAAAAAGCTCTATTTTAAAAGATTTTTCATTTAAAAGCATAAATTTAAGCCCACAAAGTGCGTAGCCTGTGTTTTTGAAAAAATTGTATTTTGGTTTCATTTGCTTTTTCCTTTTTAGTCTAAATTTGGCTTAAGTTCTTGGCTGAAAAGATCATATTCTTGTTCATAAAGGCTAGTTTGCACACCAAAAAAGCCAAGCAAGGAGCTAAAAAGATTATCATGGCTGAGCTTTAAGTGCTTTTTACTGAAAGCATTTTGATTTAAACTCAAATCATTACTCCAAAAAACAAGAGGGATATGAGTTTGAAATTTAGGAGCTAGCAAATAAGGCATGCCGTGCAGATACACTCCATTTTCCCCCAAGCTCTCACCATGATCTGAAACATAGATCACTGAGCTTAAAAACTCTGTGTGAAGCTTGGCTTCATCGATGATTTCTTCAACCACATGATCGGTATATAAAATCGTATTATCATAAGTATTTATAAGCTCTTCTTCGGTGCATTTTTGAAGCTCATTTGTATCACAAGTTGGAGTAAATTTACGAAATTCCTTAGGATAACGCTTATAATAAGTTGGTCCATGAGAACCTTGCAAATGAACCACCACAAGCTCCATATTTTCAAGGCTCTCAAGCTCTTTTTTCACCTCATCAATCAAAAAGCCATCAAATTCATTTGAAAATTTACGGACATTGATTAAACGATCACATACGCCCTGACAACCTCCTGAGTTATTACCAAGCCAAGTAACCTTAACACCTAGTCTTTGCAAGATATCGAGTACATTTTCAGCGTATTCGCTGTTTGAGTGGGTTTTAGCCTTTGAACTTGAAAACATACAAGGCACACTTTTTGCCGTTGCTGTACCACAACTATAAAAATTCTCAAAAAATACAACACCCTCATCTGGAGTAAATTCATTTGTTAAATTCCTAGAATAATCCCCCAAAGAATAATTTGCCGCTCTTGCCGTCTCTCCAACAATTAAAATAAGAATTTTTTTCTGTAAATTTGGGCTTAAAACAGCGTCTTTTGCTATACTTTGAAGCTCTTTTTTAGGAAGTAAGTCTTCTTTGCTAAATTTAATGAAAGATTTGATTTGATAAAAAGGCGTGGTGTAAAACTCAGCTTCATAATTATTTCTAAAAAATGAAACAAAAAAGCTAGTCATTGGCAAGAAAATCGCAGCTATGATAAGCAAAGAGATCAAAAACATGCTCAAACGAAGTGCTAAATGCTTTTTCAAGCTTCCATAAACAATCTTTGTTTTAAGCAAGCAAAAACAAGGCAAAAGACCAAATAAAAAGATCCAAAATACCATAGAAAAGGAGCTTAACTCACTTACTTCTTTAATGTCTGTGCGAAAAATATTGCGTATCATCAAATGATCGATAATCACGCCATATTTCATCATAAAATAAGAACTTGCACTTGCTATCAAGACAAAAATGATCATCAAAAACTTTGCCACAAAAGGCAAGAAAAATACGGAAAAAACAGCCACCAAAATAAAAAAATGAAGCAAAATAAAAATAATATAATAAAAAAAACCCTTATCCTCAAGCCTTGAAAAAATAAACTCAAACAAAACAAAATTCATAGCCGTAAGATATAAAGCACTAAATAACACAAAATAAAACCAAGAAATGCGAAATGAAAGCCTTTTTTTCAAGTTTTTCCTTAAATCTAAAGTGAGGAATTTTAGCCATTTTATACAAATCAAGCCTTAATGAAACTTAATATAAATTTATGCTATCATTAGGGTTTGACTTAAGGAGTATAAATGAAACTGATTTCATGGAATGTCAATGGACTTCGTGCTATTTGTGATAAAGAAGCTTTGGCTTGGATTGAGCTAGAAAAGCCTGATTTTGTAGGCTTTCAAGAGATCAAAGCGTACGAGGATAAATTTCCAAAAAAAATTTATGAACTTCATTTCAAACATATCTTTTCAAATTCAGCCAAAAGGGCTGGGTATTCTGGCGTGATGAGCTTGTGTGATTTTGATTGTC contains:
- a CDS encoding diacylglycerol kinase; amino-acid sequence: MKPKYNFFKNTGYALCGLKFMLLNEKSFKIELFIIIPLIIFSLFLRLDLFAHLLLIAVLFLILILECVNSAIEACVDLCSPDFHPLAKIAKDCASGAICLSISLAAIMWAFILFDLWF
- a CDS encoding replication/maintenance protein RepL, with protein sequence MDKFDFLCEQIFGKKKFEIFKFLCEKADENGFIFVKIDELMKELNTSKPTIIASFKFLEEKKLFKRLKNGLYKLKVKDENED
- a CDS encoding phosphoethanolamine transferase, translated to MSWFYFVLFSALYLTAMNFVLFEFIFSRLEDKGFFYYIIFILLHFFILVAVFSVFFLPFVAKFLMIIFVLIASASSYFMMKYGVIIDHLMIRNIFRTDIKEVSELSSFSMVFWIFLFGLLPCFCLLKTKIVYGSLKKHLALRLSMFLISLLIIAAIFLPMTSFFVSFFRNNYEAEFYTTPFYQIKSFIKFSKEDLLPKKELQSIAKDAVLSPNLQKKILILIVGETARAANYSLGDYSRNLTNEFTPDEGVVFFENFYSCGTATAKSVPCMFSSSKAKTHSNSEYAENVLDILQRLGVKVTWLGNNSGGCQGVCDRLINVRKFSNEFDGFLIDEVKKELESLENMELVVVHLQGSHGPTYYKRYPKEFRKFTPTCDTNELQKCTEEELINTYDNTILYTDHVVEEIIDEAKLHTEFLSSVIYVSDHGESLGENGVYLHGMPYLLAPKFQTHIPLVFWSNDLSLNQNAFSKKHLKLSHDNLFSSLLGFFGVQTSLYEQEYDLFSQELKPNLD